In a single window of the Anas acuta chromosome 24, bAnaAcu1.1, whole genome shotgun sequence genome:
- the TCP11 gene encoding T-complex protein 11 homolog isoform X2 → MPKPSPGDERPPGPAGAEAAAGRPRDCGEERPRAPASPPQDLSVSELQEISDEVYKLSLAHEIVLNGDFKLQMGNFSPFSLENRVKETLHKAFWDNLKEQISASPPNYTQAIQLLQEIKEALLSLLLPRHNRLQSRIEEALDMELIRQEAEHGVLDIRGLTTYILDTMAMLCAPVRDEEVQGLQSLTDPAQLFREIFRVLDLMKMDMLNFSIQSLRPHLQDHSIQYERKKFQELLDKLPNSLDHTTEWLREAAAGVSASLSESQPHSAALQGAVGGSPALPSLTAVLNQGYMNLLCWEPGQKEYPETLLMDQARLQEVRAQVNQLATTAAVLLVTSSTCGSALFGSPGFVARLKLVTKVLLEGLSCTRCEEALQDISDQVLQEVSRALSQLGYPALTSDRCASLKGQIKSIADKSNTVWHVIEQRIHLFLSRFISPDGWNSQKDFPMGLDAIQEELQEVGRRFRSVIHHNRQVFGPFYLGILKKVLFPEAEPESDAGTDSF, encoded by the exons ATGCCTAAGCCCAGCCCCGGCGACGAGCGGCCCCCAGGGCCGGCAGGCGCTGAGGCAGCGGCCGGGCGGCCCCGGGACTGCGGCGAGGAAAGGCCGCGGGCACCCG CCAGCCCTCCGCAGGACCTGTCCGTGAGCGAGCTGCAGGAAATCTCTGATGAGGTCTACAAGCTGAGCCTCGCGCATGAAATCGTGCTGAATGGTGACTTCAAACTGCAAATGGGCAACTTCTCCCCATTCAG CCTTGAAAACAGAGTGAAGGAGACATTGCACAAAGCTTTCTGGGACAACCTGAAAGAACAGATCTCTGCCAGCCCCCCCAACTACACTCAGGCaatccagctgctgcaggagataAAGGAG GCTCTGCTGTCATTGCTGCTGCCACGACACAACCGATTGCAAAGCCGAATTGAAGAGGCCCTTGACATGGAGTTAATTAGACAAGAGGCTGAGCACGGGGTTCTGGACATCCGTGGCCTCACCACGTACATCCTTGACACGATGGCAATGCTGTGTGCGCCCGTTCGAGATGAGGAAGTGCAAGGACTGCAAAGCCTCACAGACCCAGCTCAGCTTTTCAG GGAGATTTTCCGGGTGTTGGACCTGATGAAAATGGATATGCTGAATTTTAGCATCCAGAGCCTCCGCCCCCACTTGCAGGACCATTCCATCCAGTACGAACGGAAGAAATTCCAGGAACTCTTAGACAAGCTTCCCA ACAGCCTGGATCACACCACAGAGTGGCTGCgcgaagcagcagcaggagtgtCTGCATCCCTTTCAGAGTCACAGCCCCACTCTGCAGCCTTACAGGGGGCAGTCGGTGGTAGCCCAGCTCTGCCAAGTCTCACGGCTGTGCTAAATCAAGGATACATGAacctgctctgctgggagccTGGACAAAAGGAATACCCTGAG ACACTGCTTATGGACCAGGCCCGGCTGCAGGAAGTCCGAGCGCAGGTGAATCAGCTTGCCACCACAGCTGCAGTCCTGCTAGTGACCAGCAGCACGTGTGGAAGCGCCTTATTTGGCTCACCTGGGTTTGTAGCTAGGCTGAAACTGGTAACAAAGGTCCTCTTGGAAGGGCTGTCTTGTACCAG GTGTGAAGAAGCTTTGCAAGACATCAGCGATCAGGTGCTGCAGGAAGTCAGCAGGGCGCTCTCGCAGCTGGGTTACCCTGCTCTTACCAGTGACAGATGTGCTTCCCTGAAAGGCCAGATAAAAAGCATCGCAGACAAGAGCAACACAGTCTGGCATGTCATCG AGCAGCGGATTCATTTGTTCCTCAGCCGTTTTATTTCCCCTGATGGATGGAATTCTCAAAAAGATTTTCCAATGGGTCTTGATGCCATccaagaagagctgcaggaagtTGGGCGCAGGTTTAGAAGCGTGATCCACCACAACAGGCAGGTGTTTGGCCCTTTCTACTTGGGAATTCTCAAGAAAGTGCTTTTCCCAGAGGCAGAACCAGAATCAGATGCAGGAACAGATTCCTTCTGA
- the TCP11 gene encoding T-complex protein 11 homolog isoform X3 — MPKPSPGDERPPGPAGAEAAAGRPRDCGEERPRAPASPPQDLSVSELQEISDEVYKLSLAHEIVLNGDFKLQMGNFSPFSLENRVKETLHKAFWDNLKEQISASPPNYTQAIQLLQEIKEALLSLLLPRHNRLQSRIEEALDMELIRQEAEHGVLDIRGLTTYILDTMAMLCAPVRDEEVQGLQSLTDPAQLFREIFRVLDLMKMDMLNFSIQSLRPHLQDHSIQYERKKFQELLDKLPNSLDHTTEWLREAAAGVSASLSESQPHSAALQGAVGGSPALPSLTAVLNQGYMNLLCWEPGQKEYPETLLMDQARLQEVRAQV, encoded by the exons ATGCCTAAGCCCAGCCCCGGCGACGAGCGGCCCCCAGGGCCGGCAGGCGCTGAGGCAGCGGCCGGGCGGCCCCGGGACTGCGGCGAGGAAAGGCCGCGGGCACCCG CCAGCCCTCCGCAGGACCTGTCCGTGAGCGAGCTGCAGGAAATCTCTGATGAGGTCTACAAGCTGAGCCTCGCGCATGAAATCGTGCTGAATGGTGACTTCAAACTGCAAATGGGCAACTTCTCCCCATTCAG CCTTGAAAACAGAGTGAAGGAGACATTGCACAAAGCTTTCTGGGACAACCTGAAAGAACAGATCTCTGCCAGCCCCCCCAACTACACTCAGGCaatccagctgctgcaggagataAAGGAG GCTCTGCTGTCATTGCTGCTGCCACGACACAACCGATTGCAAAGCCGAATTGAAGAGGCCCTTGACATGGAGTTAATTAGACAAGAGGCTGAGCACGGGGTTCTGGACATCCGTGGCCTCACCACGTACATCCTTGACACGATGGCAATGCTGTGTGCGCCCGTTCGAGATGAGGAAGTGCAAGGACTGCAAAGCCTCACAGACCCAGCTCAGCTTTTCAG GGAGATTTTCCGGGTGTTGGACCTGATGAAAATGGATATGCTGAATTTTAGCATCCAGAGCCTCCGCCCCCACTTGCAGGACCATTCCATCCAGTACGAACGGAAGAAATTCCAGGAACTCTTAGACAAGCTTCCCA ACAGCCTGGATCACACCACAGAGTGGCTGCgcgaagcagcagcaggagtgtCTGCATCCCTTTCAGAGTCACAGCCCCACTCTGCAGCCTTACAGGGGGCAGTCGGTGGTAGCCCAGCTCTGCCAAGTCTCACGGCTGTGCTAAATCAAGGATACATGAacctgctctgctgggagccTGGACAAAAGGAATACCCTGAG ACACTGCTTATGGACCAGGCCCGGCTGCAGGAAGTCCGAGCGCAG GTGTGA
- the TCP11 gene encoding T-complex protein 11 homolog isoform X4, with the protein MGNFSPFSLENRVKETLHKAFWDNLKEQISASPPNYTQAIQLLQEIKEALLSLLLPRHNRLQSRIEEALDMELIRQEAEHGVLDIRGLTTYILDTMAMLCAPVRDEEVQGLQSLTDPAQLFREIFRVLDLMKMDMLNFSIQSLRPHLQDHSIQYERKKFQELLDKLPNSLDHTTEWLREAAAGVSASLSESQPHSAALQGAVGGSPALPSLTAVLNQGYMNLLCWEPGQKEYPETLLMDQARLQEVRAQVNQLATTAAVLLVTSSTCGSALFGSPGFVARLKLVTKVLLEGLSCTRWVIYIFFSRRRRVCRYWLGVGQAAGTSFGSRRGSEIQMAAGSTARSGGSQPVYLAGCQLPRATVPSWLKGAGRSAEPRVTGASLRAATCLPKSRGREAWLTCSRHQSCGQVGFVRCCSLPVMTPKGHVERLPCLLCA; encoded by the exons ATGGGCAACTTCTCCCCATTCAG CCTTGAAAACAGAGTGAAGGAGACATTGCACAAAGCTTTCTGGGACAACCTGAAAGAACAGATCTCTGCCAGCCCCCCCAACTACACTCAGGCaatccagctgctgcaggagataAAGGAG GCTCTGCTGTCATTGCTGCTGCCACGACACAACCGATTGCAAAGCCGAATTGAAGAGGCCCTTGACATGGAGTTAATTAGACAAGAGGCTGAGCACGGGGTTCTGGACATCCGTGGCCTCACCACGTACATCCTTGACACGATGGCAATGCTGTGTGCGCCCGTTCGAGATGAGGAAGTGCAAGGACTGCAAAGCCTCACAGACCCAGCTCAGCTTTTCAG GGAGATTTTCCGGGTGTTGGACCTGATGAAAATGGATATGCTGAATTTTAGCATCCAGAGCCTCCGCCCCCACTTGCAGGACCATTCCATCCAGTACGAACGGAAGAAATTCCAGGAACTCTTAGACAAGCTTCCCA ACAGCCTGGATCACACCACAGAGTGGCTGCgcgaagcagcagcaggagtgtCTGCATCCCTTTCAGAGTCACAGCCCCACTCTGCAGCCTTACAGGGGGCAGTCGGTGGTAGCCCAGCTCTGCCAAGTCTCACGGCTGTGCTAAATCAAGGATACATGAacctgctctgctgggagccTGGACAAAAGGAATACCCTGAG ACACTGCTTATGGACCAGGCCCGGCTGCAGGAAGTCCGAGCGCAGGTGAATCAGCTTGCCACCACAGCTGCAGTCCTGCTAGTGACCAGCAGCACGTGTGGAAGCGCCTTATTTGGCTCACCTGGGTTTGTAGCTAGGCTGAAACTGGTAACAAAGGTCCTCTTGGAAGGGCTGTCTTGTACCAGGTGggttatttacattttcttttccagaaggaGAAGAGTGTGTAGGTACTGGTTGGGTGTGGGACAAGCAGCAGGAACCTCCTTTGGCAGCAGAAGGGGATCTGAGATCCAAATGGCAGCTGGGTCCACTGCAAGGAGCGGGGGAAGCCAGCCTGTGTATTTAGCTGGGTGTCAGCTCCCTAGGGCAACTGTCCCTTCTTGGTTaaagggagcaggcaggagtGCTGAGCCCCGTGTCACAGGAGCCAGCCTCAGGGCAGCTACCTGCCTGCCgaagagcagaggaagggaagCGTGGCTCACTTGCAGCAGGCACCAGAGCTGTGGCCAAGTGGGATTTGTcaggtgctgctccctgcccgtGATGACACCCAAAGGGCATGTGGAGAGACTTCCCTGCTTGCTGTGTGCCTGA
- the TCP11 gene encoding T-complex protein 11 homolog isoform X1 produces MPKPSPGDERPPGPAGAEAAAGRPRDCGEERPRAPASPPQDLSVSELQEISDEVYKLSLAHEIVLNGDFKLQMGNFSPFSLENRVKETLHKAFWDNLKEQISASPPNYTQAIQLLQEIKEALLSLLLPRHNRLQSRIEEALDMELIRQEAEHGVLDIRGLTTYILDTMAMLCAPVRDEEVQGLQSLTDPAQLFREIFRVLDLMKMDMLNFSIQSLRPHLQDHSIQYERKKFQELLDKLPNSLDHTTEWLREAAAGVSASLSESQPHSAALQGAVGGSPALPSLTAVLNQGYMNLLCWEPGQKEYPETLLMDQARLQEVRAQVNQLATTAAVLLVTSSTCGSALFGSPGFVARLKLVTKVLLEGLSCTRWVIYIFFSRRRRVCRYWLGVGQAAGTSFGSRRGSEIQMAAGSTARSGGSQPVYLAGCQLPRATVPSWLKGAGRSAEPRVTGASLRAATCLPKSRGREAWLTCSRHQSCGQVGFVRCCSLPVMTPKGHVERLPCLLCA; encoded by the exons ATGCCTAAGCCCAGCCCCGGCGACGAGCGGCCCCCAGGGCCGGCAGGCGCTGAGGCAGCGGCCGGGCGGCCCCGGGACTGCGGCGAGGAAAGGCCGCGGGCACCCG CCAGCCCTCCGCAGGACCTGTCCGTGAGCGAGCTGCAGGAAATCTCTGATGAGGTCTACAAGCTGAGCCTCGCGCATGAAATCGTGCTGAATGGTGACTTCAAACTGCAAATGGGCAACTTCTCCCCATTCAG CCTTGAAAACAGAGTGAAGGAGACATTGCACAAAGCTTTCTGGGACAACCTGAAAGAACAGATCTCTGCCAGCCCCCCCAACTACACTCAGGCaatccagctgctgcaggagataAAGGAG GCTCTGCTGTCATTGCTGCTGCCACGACACAACCGATTGCAAAGCCGAATTGAAGAGGCCCTTGACATGGAGTTAATTAGACAAGAGGCTGAGCACGGGGTTCTGGACATCCGTGGCCTCACCACGTACATCCTTGACACGATGGCAATGCTGTGTGCGCCCGTTCGAGATGAGGAAGTGCAAGGACTGCAAAGCCTCACAGACCCAGCTCAGCTTTTCAG GGAGATTTTCCGGGTGTTGGACCTGATGAAAATGGATATGCTGAATTTTAGCATCCAGAGCCTCCGCCCCCACTTGCAGGACCATTCCATCCAGTACGAACGGAAGAAATTCCAGGAACTCTTAGACAAGCTTCCCA ACAGCCTGGATCACACCACAGAGTGGCTGCgcgaagcagcagcaggagtgtCTGCATCCCTTTCAGAGTCACAGCCCCACTCTGCAGCCTTACAGGGGGCAGTCGGTGGTAGCCCAGCTCTGCCAAGTCTCACGGCTGTGCTAAATCAAGGATACATGAacctgctctgctgggagccTGGACAAAAGGAATACCCTGAG ACACTGCTTATGGACCAGGCCCGGCTGCAGGAAGTCCGAGCGCAGGTGAATCAGCTTGCCACCACAGCTGCAGTCCTGCTAGTGACCAGCAGCACGTGTGGAAGCGCCTTATTTGGCTCACCTGGGTTTGTAGCTAGGCTGAAACTGGTAACAAAGGTCCTCTTGGAAGGGCTGTCTTGTACCAGGTGggttatttacattttcttttccagaaggaGAAGAGTGTGTAGGTACTGGTTGGGTGTGGGACAAGCAGCAGGAACCTCCTTTGGCAGCAGAAGGGGATCTGAGATCCAAATGGCAGCTGGGTCCACTGCAAGGAGCGGGGGAAGCCAGCCTGTGTATTTAGCTGGGTGTCAGCTCCCTAGGGCAACTGTCCCTTCTTGGTTaaagggagcaggcaggagtGCTGAGCCCCGTGTCACAGGAGCCAGCCTCAGGGCAGCTACCTGCCTGCCgaagagcagaggaagggaagCGTGGCTCACTTGCAGCAGGCACCAGAGCTGTGGCCAAGTGGGATTTGTcaggtgctgctccctgcccgtGATGACACCCAAAGGGCATGTGGAGAGACTTCCCTGCTTGCTGTGTGCCTGA